A region from the Pseudomonas sp. KU26590 genome encodes:
- a CDS encoding 5-formyltetrahydrofolate cyclo-ligase, translating to MRRRSPPDPSTLSRPQLRRLLRHNRRALSPAEQRQAARGLYCQLAQNPLFRRARHVSLYLPMDGEIDPRLLIRAAQKRGKTTYLPVLSAWPRTKMVFQRVGPKEKFKPNRFRIPEPRINAKRQRKIWTLDLVLMPLVGFDPQGGRLGMGGGFYDRSLAYLARRKTWRKPVLLGLAHECQKVGKLEVASWDVPLAGTVTDKHWYKA from the coding sequence ATCCGGCGCCGCTCCCCCCCAGATCCTTCAACCCTCTCTCGACCACAGTTGCGTCGGCTGCTTCGCCATAATCGTCGCGCGCTCAGCCCGGCAGAACAACGACAGGCGGCACGGGGCTTGTACTGTCAACTTGCGCAAAACCCACTCTTTCGCCGCGCCCGGCACGTTTCTCTCTACCTTCCGATGGACGGTGAGATCGACCCGCGCCTGCTAATTCGTGCCGCTCAAAAACGCGGCAAGACCACCTACCTGCCGGTGCTCAGTGCGTGGCCGCGAACAAAAATGGTGTTTCAGCGCGTGGGCCCAAAGGAGAAATTCAAACCCAACCGGTTCCGCATCCCGGAGCCACGTATCAATGCCAAGCGACAGCGCAAGATCTGGACGCTGGACCTGGTGCTGATGCCGCTCGTAGGCTTCGATCCGCAAGGGGGACGTCTTGGCATGGGTGGCGGCTTTTACGACCGCAGCCTGGCTTATCTCGCGCGTCGTAAAACCTGGCGCAAGCCGGTGCTGCTGGGACTGGCCCACGAGTGTCAGAAAGTCGGAAAGCTGGAGGTCGCCAGCTGGGATGTTCCGTTGGCGGGAACGGTGACGGATAAGCATTGGTACAAGGCGTGA
- a CDS encoding energy transducer TonB: MFDIKAHHDGRVSEPEVLESSHPLLARAVVNIAPTWRVKPWAVSDNRPAVVSLRHEHYFVHPREGNSPVTWLHRSLRHLTCTKFNKRLEDFQQNSSGLEEIDMSVFRHTFKVLARVATYRKLPDEQRFALGDALAEAAPGIIQRCGANAELRYKDVLPEQVRMML, translated from the coding sequence TTGTTCGACATCAAGGCTCACCATGACGGTCGCGTTTCCGAGCCCGAGGTGCTGGAAAGCTCCCATCCCCTGTTGGCCCGCGCGGTCGTAAACATTGCGCCCACATGGCGAGTGAAGCCCTGGGCGGTGAGTGACAACCGCCCGGCAGTCGTTTCCCTGCGCCACGAGCATTATTTTGTCCACCCGCGGGAAGGCAACAGTCCTGTCACCTGGCTTCACCGCAGCCTGCGTCACCTGACCTGCACCAAATTCAACAAGCGGTTGGAGGATTTCCAGCAAAACTCATCCGGTCTTGAGGAGATCGACATGAGCGTGTTCCGGCACACCTTCAAAGTGCTGGCGAGGGTCGCCACTTACCGGAAGCTGCCCGATGAACAGCGGTTCGCGCTAGGGGATGCGCTGGCAGAGGCCGCTCCGGGCATCATTCAGCGCTGCGGCGCAAATGCTGAGCTGCGTTATAAAGATGTGCTGCCCGAGCAGGTGAGGATGATGCTGTGA
- a CDS encoding NADPH:quinone oxidoreductase family protein, whose amino-acid sequence MKAVLCKAFGPAADLVLEDIPGPEPKKNEILLDVHAAGVNFPDTLIIEGKYQFKPPFPFSPGGEASGVVTAVGEKVSHVHVGDRVMALTGWGSFAEQIAVAGYNVLPIPETMDFTTAAAFSMTYGTSMHALTQRANLKVGETLLVLGASGGVGLAAVEIGKAMGARVIAAASSAEKLEVAKNAGADELINYSESNLKDEIKRLTNGNGVDVIYDPVGGDLFDQAVRGIAWNGRLLVVGFASGRIPELPVNLALLKGASVVGVFWGSFAQRQPQDNAANFQQLFTWFSEGKLKPLVSKVYPLEQAGEAIESLAQRKAVGKVVVSVR is encoded by the coding sequence ATGAAAGCCGTGCTTTGCAAAGCCTTCGGTCCCGCTGCAGATCTGGTGCTGGAGGACATTCCAGGCCCGGAGCCGAAGAAGAACGAGATTCTTCTGGACGTGCACGCTGCCGGGGTCAACTTCCCGGACACGCTGATTATCGAAGGCAAATACCAGTTCAAGCCGCCTTTTCCGTTTTCGCCGGGAGGTGAGGCGTCGGGCGTCGTGACGGCTGTCGGTGAAAAGGTCAGCCATGTGCATGTCGGTGACCGGGTGATGGCGCTCACAGGCTGGGGCAGCTTCGCTGAACAGATCGCCGTGGCCGGTTACAACGTCCTGCCCATCCCCGAAACGATGGACTTCACTACCGCCGCCGCATTCAGCATGACCTACGGCACGTCCATGCACGCCCTCACACAGCGCGCCAATCTAAAGGTCGGCGAAACCCTCCTCGTCCTTGGCGCGTCGGGAGGCGTCGGCCTCGCTGCCGTCGAGATCGGCAAAGCCATGGGCGCTCGCGTCATTGCCGCCGCCAGCAGCGCAGAAAAGCTTGAGGTCGCCAAAAACGCAGGCGCCGACGAGTTGATCAACTACAGCGAAAGCAATCTGAAGGATGAAATCAAACGCCTCACCAACGGTAACGGCGTCGATGTGATCTACGACCCTGTGGGCGGCGATCTTTTCGATCAGGCCGTTCGCGGCATTGCCTGGAACGGTCGATTGCTGGTCGTCGGCTTCGCCAGTGGTCGCATTCCCGAACTGCCGGTCAATCTCGCGCTGTTGAAAGGTGCCTCGGTTGTGGGTGTGTTCTGGGGCTCATTTGCCCAACGCCAGCCCCAAGACAACGCGGCGAATTTCCAGCAACTGTTCACCTGGTTCAGCGAGGGCAAGTTGAAGCCGCTGGTGTCCAAGGTCTACCCGCTGGAGCAGGCGGGTGAAGCGATTGAATCGTTGGCGCAGCGTAAAGCGGTGGGCAAGGTGGTGGTGAGCGTCAGGTAG
- a CDS encoding TIGR02449 family protein — translation MEDNDLQALMARLELLINRVEQLKSQNGLLLAQEKSWREERAQLIEKNEIARQKVESMISRLKALEQDS, via the coding sequence ATGGAAGACAACGACCTGCAAGCGCTGATGGCTCGACTGGAGTTATTGATCAATCGTGTCGAGCAACTAAAAAGTCAAAACGGACTCCTATTAGCTCAGGAAAAATCCTGGCGCGAGGAACGCGCTCAACTCATTGAAAAAAACGAAATCGCCCGGCAAAAGGTCGAGTCCATGATTTCGCGCCTCAAGGCCCTGGAGCAAGACTCATGA
- a CDS encoding cell division protein ZapA, whose amino-acid sequence MSNGNSITVQILDKEYSIICPQEERTNLVSAARYLDGKMREIRSSGKVIGADRIAVMAALNITHDLLHKQELPPAKAQVNGANSEQVRDLLDRVDLVLATDSDKAQG is encoded by the coding sequence ATGAGTAATGGCAACAGCATCACCGTGCAAATCCTCGACAAAGAATATTCGATCATCTGCCCGCAAGAGGAGCGCACCAATCTGGTCAGCGCCGCGCGTTATCTGGACGGCAAAATGCGCGAGATCCGCAGCAGCGGCAAAGTCATCGGCGCCGACCGTATTGCGGTGATGGCCGCACTGAACATTACCCATGACCTTCTGCACAAACAGGAACTGCCACCCGCAAAGGCCCAGGTCAATGGTGCCAACAGCGAGCAAGTTCGCGATTTGCTGGACCGCGTAGACCTGGTCCTTGCCACGGATTCGGATAAAGCACAAGGCTGA
- a CDS encoding flagellar basal body-associated protein FliL, with the protein MKAWILMLMALSMPVVALAEEGGEKEDPNKVSYVALTPPFVGNYSLDGSPKLHVYKADVALRVTGAEAQKLVKQNEPLIRNQLVALFTQQTVDSMGNVDAKEKLRQEALKQTQQVLTQETGKPVVDDLLFNNFIAQ; encoded by the coding sequence GTGAAAGCGTGGATTCTGATGTTGATGGCGTTGTCGATGCCTGTTGTTGCGCTGGCCGAAGAGGGCGGCGAGAAAGAAGATCCGAACAAGGTTTCCTACGTGGCGTTGACGCCACCGTTCGTGGGCAACTACTCACTGGATGGCAGCCCGAAACTGCACGTCTATAAGGCCGACGTCGCCTTGCGCGTGACCGGCGCCGAGGCGCAGAAACTGGTGAAGCAGAACGAGCCGCTGATTCGCAATCAGCTGGTGGCGTTGTTCACTCAGCAAACGGTCGACAGCATGGGCAACGTCGATGCCAAGGAAAAACTGCGTCAGGAAGCGCTGAAGCAGACCCAGCAAGTGCTGACCCAGGAAACCGGCAAACCCGTGGTTGATGATCTGCTGTTCAACAACTTTATCGCCCAGTAA
- a CDS encoding EVE domain-containing protein produces MAYWLMKSEPDELSISGLKKLRQTRWDGVRNYQARNFLRAMAVGDQFFFYHSSCPEPGIAGIGEIVKAAYPDPTALDDKSHYFDAKATEEKNPWSALDVAFVEVFPKVLGLGFLKQQPALEQMPLVQKGSRLSVMPVTDEQWAAVMGLR; encoded by the coding sequence ATGGCCTATTGGCTGATGAAATCCGAGCCCGACGAGCTCTCGATCAGCGGGCTGAAAAAGCTCAGGCAGACGCGCTGGGACGGTGTCCGTAACTACCAGGCCCGCAACTTTCTGCGCGCGATGGCCGTGGGCGATCAGTTCTTTTTCTACCATTCCAGCTGCCCCGAACCCGGGATCGCGGGCATCGGAGAAATCGTCAAGGCCGCGTACCCCGATCCCACCGCGCTGGACGACAAAAGCCACTACTTCGACGCTAAAGCCACCGAGGAGAAAAATCCCTGGAGCGCGCTTGATGTGGCGTTTGTGGAGGTATTTCCAAAGGTGCTGGGGCTGGGCTTTCTGAAGCAACAACCTGCCCTGGAGCAGATGCCATTGGTGCAGAAAGGCAGCCGCTTGTCCGTCATGCCGGTGACGGACGAACAATGGGCAGCCGTGATGGGCCTGCGCTGA